The sequence ATCAACCAATAAATCCATTCTTAGTCCCTCGTCAAATTTTATTCCATCATAATGTATTGGGAGATCAACCTGACGTCTCACATCAAAACCTTCTTTTCTTAATTCATGTGCCATGCAAGCTTCATAAATTTTTTCCAACAAGCCTGGCCCTAATGCCTTATGCACTTTATATGCAGCATTTACTATTGCTCTACCAACTTTTTCTTCGTGTTCAGACAATGAATCAAATCCCATGTTTTTTCTATAAATATATAAATTTTATATTTCTTTGCGTCCTTGCGACTTGGTGGCTAATTTTTTTTAGCCACAAAGATTCTAATCTTTTCTGCCACAAAGGCGCAAAGGCACTAAGGATATGTGGGTGATTGATATTTAATTTTTCATCTATTATGATTTCTTAAAACCCATTACAAAGAGCTGATTCGAATTTCTTTGAGTCTTAGCGTCTTGGTGGCATCCTAATAATAAATGTGGGCTTTGCCCTCAGGTCGAAGCCATCTTTTCTTTCAAATCACTGGAAAAATTGAGGTCGTTTGGCGTTAGTATGATTTTTTTGTCGTCTTTCATGGTGATCAAAATCCGGTTTCCCAATTTGGTGGCATACATATTCACACTGCCGATGTCCTTGAAATAAAACTTGCCGTAATAGCCAAAAAGCCCCCCTACACCAAAAGTTCTTATTCCTACTGTTTTCAGGGAGTTCTCAACAAATCGCACCTCACTTATATCGCTTAATTTGAATTTTTTATTGCCAACTGGGCGCAGCACTTGTAATTCACTATCTGTTATTTTATATGCTTTTGGAGCAAAGAGATAACTGAAAACGATCACAAGAAATAACAAAACGAAGGCTCCTATCTGTGGATATAAAACAGTAGTGTCGTCAGGAGTTTTAATGAATGAGCTGATACTTTCATAACCCATATATATGAAAAACAATATTACCAATCCGGTAATGATTTTTCCTAAAGTATTCAGGCTTGCTTTGTATTCCATGATGTTGTTTTAATATTTCATGTAATTGATGATCCCCCCGGCAAGTATAACTTCTGCCTGTCTTTCACTTATGGTGTAAGTTAATTCAATTTTTTTTGATTTGTCTTTTATTTCTGCAATGATGTTTTCTCTTTTTTTGATTTTGTTTTTCAGGTCGCTTAGCTGCAGAACATCTCCTTGCTCCAGTGCATCATAATCATCGGGATTGCTGAATTCAAAAGGAATCATCCCGAAATTAACCAGGTTCTGCCAGCCGATTCGTGCATAGGATTTGGCAATGGCACATCTTTGTCCCAGGTAGCGGGGTGCAAGGGCTGCATGTTCCCGGCTCGATCCCTGCGCGTAGTTGTCACCGGCCACTACGGCAAAGCCATCAAAATCCCGCTGGGTTTCAACAGAACGATCGTAAAAGCCGCGATCAATCACATAATAGGAATATTTACTGATCTCTGGAATATTGGAACGCAAGGCAAGCACTTCCGCTCCGGCTTTCAGAATTTCATCGGTAGAGATATTGTCGCCCATTTTCAATAAAACAGGGATTTCCAATTCATCAGGCAGGGCGTCAAATTCAGGTAGGGTTTTAATGTTTGGCCCCTTGATCAATTTCTGATCACCGCCATTGGGCTCCACCAACATTTGTGTATTGATGCTTAGTTTTTCAGGCTCCTTCCATTTTGGATAGGAGATATTGAGTTTGTCCTCCAGCGTCCTCGGGTCGGTAATTTCACCAGTTAGAGCAGCTGCGGCTGCAGTTTCCGGGCTACAGAGAAAAACTTTGTCATTGTCCGTTCCCGATCTTCCCGGGAAATTTCGGGGCATGGTCCTAAGGCTGATGCGGTTGCTTGCAGGTGCCTGCCCCATACCTATACAGCCCATACAGCCCGATTGGTGAATGCGCGCACCGGCAGCAATCAAATCGCTGAGTGCCCCCATTTCGGTAAGGTTTTGCAATACCTGTCGCGTAGAAGGATTGACATCAAGCGATACATCGGCAGCAGTAAATTGGTCTTTTAGTATTTTGGCCACAATCCAGAAATCGCGCAGGCCGGGATTGGCAGAGGAGCCTACCACAACCTGTGATACGGTTTTTCCACTTACTTCGCTTACGGGCACTACATTTCCCGGACTGCTGGGCATTGCAATCAGGGGTTGCAATTCTGAGAGATTGATTGCTTCATTATGATCATATTTGGCTCCCTCATCAGCTTTCATTGCTTGCCAGTCATTTTCGCGCCCTTCCTTTTTAAGAAATTCCCGAGTGATCTCATCGGAGGGAAAAACTGAAGTAGTGGCTCCGAGCTCTGTGCCCATATTGGCAATGACGTGCCGGTCCCAGGTGCTAAGTTCTTTCACTCCCGGGCCGTAATATTCCAGGATATAGCTGCGTCCGCTCTTTACATCAAATCTTCTGAGCATTTCAAGGATCACATCCTTAGCACTGACCCAATCGGGCAATTTTCCAGTGAGTTTTATGCCCATGATCTTTGGCATTTTCACATAATAGGGTTCTCCGGCAGATGCCATTGCAACATCCAATCCTCCTGTGCCAATGGCCAGCATTCCCAGGCCACCGCCTGCACAGGTATGGCTGTCGGAACCCAGTAGTGTTTTGC is a genomic window of Chitinophagales bacterium containing:
- a CDS encoding PH domain-containing protein; translated protein: MEYKASLNTLGKIITGLVILFFIYMGYESISSFIKTPDDTTVLYPQIGAFVLLFLVIVFSYLFAPKAYKITDSELQVLRPVGNKKFKLSDISEVRFVENSLKTVGIRTFGVGGLFGYYGKFYFKDIGSVNMYATKLGNRILITMKDDKKIILTPNDLNFSSDLKEKMAST
- a CDS encoding GxxExxY protein, with the protein product MGFDSLSEHEEKVGRAIVNAAYKVHKALGPGLLEKIYEACMAHELRKEGFDVRRQVDLPIHYDGIKFDEGLRMDLLVDDLVIAELKAINKVNRVWQAQIISHLKLSELNLGYLINFNVPLIKEGIRRYRI
- a CDS encoding aconitate hydratase yields the protein MTKTALNLSQKLIKNHLLDGEMKPGSEIALKIDQVLQQDATGTLIMLELEAMKLKKTKAEVAVQYVDHNLLQTDYKNMDDHIFLQSAAKRFGYWFSRSGNGISHAVHMERFGKPGKTLLGSDSHTCAGGGLGMLAIGTGGLDVAMASAGEPYYVKMPKIMGIKLTGKLPDWVSAKDVILEMLRRFDVKSGRSYILEYYGPGVKELSTWDRHVIANMGTELGATTSVFPSDEITREFLKKEGRENDWQAMKADEGAKYDHNEAINLSELQPLIAMPSSPGNVVPVSEVSGKTVSQVVVGSSANPGLRDFWIVAKILKDQFTAADVSLDVNPSTRQVLQNLTEMGALSDLIAAGARIHQSGCMGCIGMGQAPASNRISLRTMPRNFPGRSGTDNDKVFLCSPETAAAAALTGEITDPRTLEDKLNISYPKWKEPEKLSINTQMLVEPNGGDQKLIKGPNIKTLPEFDALPDELEIPVLLKMGDNISTDEILKAGAEVLALRSNIPEISKYSYYVIDRGFYDRSVETQRDFDGFAVVAGDNYAQGSSREHAALAPRYLGQRCAIAKSYARIGWQNLVNFGMIPFEFSNPDDYDALEQGDVLQLSDLKNKIKKRENIIAEIKDKSKKIELTYTISERQAEVILAGGIINYMKY